The following coding sequences are from one Carassius gibelio isolate Cgi1373 ecotype wild population from Czech Republic chromosome B7, carGib1.2-hapl.c, whole genome shotgun sequence window:
- the acp2 gene encoding lysosomal acid phosphatase — MEFCFLIVAFLFAFSLSSGERTLKFVTVLYRHGDRSPIKSYPTDPYKESDWPQGFGQLSREGMEQHFELGRFLKKRYTGFLSEDYDRHEIVIRSTDVDRTLMSAEANLAGMFPPNGSEVFNPDLKWQPIPVHTVPADEEKLLSFPLNDCPRYTQLMNETEKTDFFLNMTETYKDFIEMVKNKTGLEKTNIETVWSVYDTLFCEANHGMRPPDWVTSSVMETLKVLKNFGFQIMFGVYKRKEKCRLQGGLLLDQIIKNLSNAAALDSKQKVKMMVYSAHDTTVVALQEALNVFNGLQAPYASCHLIELHQEENGTFTVEMFYRNDTNVSEPYPLSLPGCLQRCPLQDFVNLTREVIPQDRNKECQIKKEPTDTEVIIGLAVCGCLLFLLILLLFVMLCRLKEPTAGYSHVINESDS, encoded by the exons ATGGAGTTCTGCTTTCTGATCGTCGCTTTCCTCTTTGCTTTCAGTCTCTCCAGTGGAGAAAGGACGCTCAAGTTTGTCACTGTG CTTTATCGTCATGGGGACAGATCTCCAATCAAGTCCTATCCAACTGATCCCTATAAGGAGAGCGACTGGCCCCAGGGGTTTGGACAGCTCTCTCGG GAGGGAATGGAGCAGCATTTTGAACTGGGTCGGTTTTTAAAGAAACGGTACACAGGATTCCTGAGTGAGGACTATGACCGGCATGAG ATAGTCATAAGAAGCACAGATGTTGACCGCACTCTGATGAGTGCAGAAGCGAACCTGGCTGGCATGTTCCCACCTAATGGTTCTGAGGTGTTTAATCCAGATTTGAAATGGCAACCAATACCTGTTCACACTGTCCCAGCAGATGAAGAGAAG CTGCTTTCATTCCCTCTGAACGACTGTCCACGTTACACACAGTTAATGAACGAGACTGAAAAAACAGACTTTTTTCTTAACATGACTGAAACCTACAAG GACTTCATAGAGATGGTGAAAAATAAAACAGGACTGGAGAAAACTAACATTGAGACAGTTTGGAGTGTGTATGACACATTGTTCTGTGAG GCAAATCACGGGATGCGACCACCAGACTGGGTGACCTCGAGTGTGATGGAGACGCTAAAGGTGTTAAAGAACTTCGGTTTTCAGATTATGTTTGGAGTCTACAAGAGAAAGGAGAAGTGCAGACTTCAGGGAG GCCTGCTGTTAGATCAGATCATTAAGAATCTCTCAAATGCAGCAGCACTGGACTCTAAACAGAAAGTGAAGATGATGGTATACTCCGCA CATGACACAACAGTCGTAGCCCTACAGGAAGCTCTGAATGTTTTTAATGGTCTGCAGGCACCTTATGCCTCGTGTCATCTAATTGAACTTCACCAGGAAGAGAACGG GACATTTACAGTGGAGATGTTTTATCGCAATGACACTAATGTGTCTGAGCCGTACCCTCTGTCTTTACCGGGCTGTCTCCAGCGCTGCCCCCTACAGGACTTTGTGAACCTCACACGTGAAGTCATCCCACAAGACAGGAATAAAGAGTGTCAGATAAAGAAGGAACCCACAGACACTG AGGTCATCATCGGGCTGGCCGTGTGTGGATGTCTTCTCTTCCTCCTGATACTGCTGCTGTTTGTAATGCTGTGCCGTCTAAAAGAGCCCACGGCTGGCTACAGTCATGTCATAAACGAGAGTGACTCCTGA